TGTTATCTTTCTGGGATAAAAGCTCAAACTTCCTGAATAAGGAAAATTTGTAATCAAAGTTTCTTTATTCATGGGCCAAGACTATTTAATAGTGTGCCATAAAACATCAAAGAACTCTGCAGAAGTATTTATAGGAAAATTAGGCTGTTGGTTGTCTTCTTTACCAGACAAACCAGTGGTAATCAGAGAACAAAGGCCAAATCAAATTCTGAATAAAATTCTGTGAGAGTAACAATAAAATCCACAAATGCTACTTTTTCAATCTTACTTTTTTCCATTTACACAAGTTACAAATAAGGTCTAGTTATGTTCAAATGGATTATAGTTAttcaaaaacaatataaaaggcAATCATCACCTACATAAAGGCTCACctaataaaagggaagaaatgagaaattgGATCATATAAGTTTGATTCATCTCTTTTAAAGGCAAGATACATTTTTAAAAGATGTAAGGCTTATCATAAGACTCTTACCTCATGTTGAGGGTGAGATGGAAGTCCAGGATGAATGACTTTTTCAACACATGGGTGGCCCTCTAAGAACCTAGCCACAGCAAAACCATTTTTCATATGTTGCTCCATCCTTACAGCCAATGTCTTTAGAGACCGGTTTAACAGATAGCAATCGAAGGGAGAAGGAACTGGTCCAATGGCATTCTGAAGGAACCTCAGCCTCTCGTGTAAATCATCCCTGGATTAAAGTAATTTGAAGTAATTATAAATACAAAttggtgaaaaaataataataacaataatggtaagaattTAGGAATTTCTACTCATTTTTACATATTATTTACTGAAAGCCCAAGAGGGACACTAGAGGCAAATATAATAGTACCTGTTTGTACAGACAGCTCCCATGATAACATCAGTATGTCCATTCATGTACTTGGTGCAAGAGTGTAGTACAAGATCAGCTCCAAACAGGATAGGGCGTTGCAAATATGCTGACATAAAAGTGTTGTCTACAACCAAGAAGGTATTCTCTCGTGGTTTGACAAGAGCAGCTACAGCAGCAATGTCGACAAGCTTCAGTGTTGGGTTGGTGGGAGTCTCAATCCAGACCATCTTTGTGTTGTCTTTAAAAGCATCAGCAACATTCTTGGCATCAGTTGCATCCACAAAGGTCACTTCAATACCCATTCTgcataaataatcatatacatcTATAGTAAAAATACCAAACTgtgccatttttctttttaaaaatttaactTTATATTCATAATACAAACCACAAGAACAAAACTTTTGAATACCTAGAAGCCACACGGCGGAAGTAGCGGTTGGTGCCTCCATACAGGTCATCCATGGAAATCACATGATCCCCAGCTGACAGTAAGTGCGTGATGGTGGTTGTAGCAGCCAACCCAGAGGCAAAGGTTATACCTATATTGGATAAGTGGATGAAAGTACAGGTTTTTCAGAGATTCATTCAGGAACTTTAGAAAAGAATCTtactgggaaaaaaataaatgaacaaataatgttAATCtcaaatgaaaagaaatttatatatatatatatatatatatatatatatatatatatatatatatatatatatataaatatatgaaaaaggaaagTTACTTTGCTTTCACTACAGTATAATACAAAATACCTCTAAATCATGTAACTGTGATCAGATTTAACATAAATTTCTTGCAGAACTTCACAATAAAAAAGTTCAAGATATTAAAAATTGTAAGATTTAAGAAAAAggattacaaatatacataactactctacaataaaataaaagaactgcCCCTCCTGCCAATGAAAATGAAGGGCACCAAAATGAATTTCTACATGCATAGGGGGTACCGAAGGCACACAGTTGTCTATTagtgaataaagataatttttttaaGCACAAACCAACAATACTAATCTCACGAAAGTACAATAGATTAACTCTTTCCATTAATAGAGCTAAACTTTGATTCTAATGTTATACCTGGATAATAATTAAAGGTAACCACAAAAGGGGGCACCATTTCAACCTTCTGTACCACTTGCAATTTCATCCCCAGCATGCCACTGAACGTAATAACAGTTTCACATGTATTTGACATAGTACAGCATTCTGTGATGACTGTAGTTGtacatgataaaatgaaaatataagtcaTATATCAAGCATATTACCTACATTTCCTAGGATAGAAATATGGTAAATGCATACTCAAGACTTTCATACAAAGCAGACAGCATCAAATGTCAGACAGAAAACCAAGAAATGGATGTACTTGCACACCTATGAATCTAacataaagcacacacaaaaaataaaaaatgctgtaattaaatattataaaagataatgaagaaaaggagataaactCTATTTAGTGAAAAGATACAGCATAGATTTTCAAACATTGCTTATTATATACTTGTGAATTATCAGATTTTCAATATTTGCACACAAAGCGAGcacagaattttaaaaaaaatatatgtctatatctagaCCTATATAGTCATTTAAAAATATAGAGTAAATCTGTTGCAATAAATCTAAAACGTCAAAAGATAACACTAAAACTATCTGAGAAATATCACATTACACACAATCAAATTACATACTAACAACAATACAATCAGTCAATACAATCAGTATAAAAGAAACTGCACCTGTTTAAAATCTCAATGCCCAATagctatcaacatcattattattgtactttcatgaaactatcattttcattttctgtcttttactACATAAGACATATTATACTAAAATCAGTTTGATATGTTAGTTAAATCCAACTcaatatcaatgaataaataatcaggCATGCTTACAGTGTTTGGTTTCCTCTGTTGCTGCCAGACATTTCTCCAAACAATTTCTTGTTGGGTTACCAGAGCGACCATACTCAAATTCCTGTtggtaaaaaaatgtattactttCAAGTACTACTTTCCACTACTTCCACTTTTCCACTCTACTAAATGTACTACTAGCAATGAAAGATCAATGTATAAAAATCAgtggaaattaaaaaaataatcacactAATAATATCCAGAACTATTAATTCATATTTACATCTCAAATTATCAACCAGTGTTTATCAAAAACTATGACTTGTTCTAAGAAGTAAAGTGTAAATCATTGGTAAGATATTGGGAAGACAACTGCAGAGGATCAGCTTGACCATCTAGCTTCCCAGATATGTTTGGTAATCATTTCCTTCAAACTTGAAGTGTGGTCAATACCCCTCTATATACACAGTACTGCATGATTCTTGTTTAAActgtattgtttatcattataaaagttttTAACCTGTTATTTGGAATAATTTGGCAATTTGTGTGACTGCCTCCATGCATAAATGATGGGacagaattacaaaaaaaaatctaggtcCTCTAGTATTACAAGAAATTGATGAACTTCATGACTTTTTTCAGTAAAATTACGGAATCATTATATGCAAcatttcttttaaatatttacTTTTCCAAAATCTAACACAAACCTTAAAATCTGCTGGGCCATCCTGCTTGAAAGTTGTTGCCATAGAAATTGGAGGAACAACTGCCATGGAGTTCCACTGCTCTGGCTCATTGCCTTCGTGGATAGCACGAGTGGCAAAGTTCGGGTCATTTTTCAGGTAGCCAATTTCTTCTGCCATTTTGATCTAGTTGTTAATGGAGTTctgtaaaaaatagaaatagacatataggctacactacaattatttttattcctgTGTCTAGCTATTCTTCTAACACCATTAGGTTATTTTTGCATTCCAAATACACTTGTATGTGATTAATTTCAGTTATGAACGTTTGTAtcagtgtacatgtgcgtgtacatgtgcgcgtCGACGTCCGCTTGTGCGTGCGTCCTCGCGTCGGCGTTGGCCTGAACGTGCGTACACGCGTCGACGCGACGTCGGCTTGATAAGAGTGCAGCCGTGCAAGCTGCCGTGTACGCGAAGAACGAAGAACGTCTGTGCCttcgcatatgcatatataaacatgttgtaATAATGTGTGTACATCCTAGTGTAAGTGGAAGTACCTTGAATTGTATTTTTTCGATCAAAAATTTTGCCCAAACAACCTTTAGTCAAGAGATTTGAGCTGTTGATTAACGACCCTTTATAGGGTAGCTtggatctgcattttttttttttttttacatagatctTTGTAACCGGCCTAATCTTTGTAACCGAGTCAATCAAATAAGCAAGAGCAAATTCATGACAGGGTCGAGCAAGAGGCCCACATTCAAGAGTGGCCTCTAGTCCCCGTTTCGCCCACGAAGAATTGGTAATAAATTGTACAAAagcaataatacaaatgataaatcAGCAGCAACTCATCCTAAAAAGGAAGAAGTTAATAGTAAGCACATCTCAGAATCTCTCATAAGCTATCAAAACGTTCAACTATGATTTCACATCCTGTGACGATCAAGATCATATCCATCTAGATATTATCAAACGGTTATAATAGTGTTTACAGGGATATTACCTAACTTTATCTGTTACCATACTGTTGCCCTCGCTTAGAAAAATCAAgctcgccccctctcctcgccccctctcctcgcccccctctcctcgcccccctctcctcgcccccctctcctcgcccccctctcctcgcccccctctcctcgcccccctctcctcgcccccctctcctcgcccccctctcctcgcccccctctcctcgcccccctctcctcgcccccctctcctcgcccccctctcctcgcccccctctcctcgccccctctcctcgccccctctcctcgcgTCCCGGAGGTTAACCACGGCTGTGGTTAGCTCTGGCATCTTATCAAAGGCGGTATTATAAGGACATCGCCTATGCCGCGATCAGCAGTCCTCAACCGCACGAATTATATTCTACTCTAATCACAAGTTTAGACTGACGGCCCACAACATCCTTTACTGTCAGTTAATACGCAATCAACTTCCCATAAATTTTAAGACTTTACATACTAATCTTCGAGATATCGATTCTAATACACGGAATAAGctacatttatttataattttcgtAAATAAAATATCGATGTTACGTCTCTTAATGTGTCGTGATTGCATTCATTAGGATTGCTTTTCATTCTCCCTATATTTGTAAGAATTGCAATTGGTTGTACCAGTGGCCTTTTTCTAAGCTTATTCGTTGTGTACGCTGCTCTGCATATATGCACGTGCcttaaacacttttttttcgttACAGTAAATGCGAAGGCGTCAGGTGTAGCGAGAAGGGCAAATCCTTTTCTACTAATATCAATAAATCCTTACCTGGATTGGACGTCAAGCGTAATCAAATTCTCCTTTCGATATGCTTAGAACGCGTGTTGTGTCGGGAAAACGAATTGTGTCAAAGCTATCAACTGCAAACCGCTTGCTGGCATGTATTTTGCATAAATTTGTACAAATGACGCGTTCGTACGAATAGTTGTTCATAAGTGACTTAATATAAAGCGTTTGCAGGCGCCCTCGCTTATAAATCTTTTGAGCTGGGATAATGGAGTTTACCATGATATTACTTGTTTTTAACAATGAAGTTAATATAATCGGCATTACCATATCAGCAACGTAATACATTTCTTATCAGTTAATCAAACAACGCTAGGATCTGACAAAAGTCACACGATCCTATTTCTTCTGACATTATAGCGGTCCCtaccgtgcccccccccccccacacccctataATCGCTGCCTTTAATTTGATTAcccctttcctcgtctttctcgtcccctcttccccaaccccttcatcTTCCTTGTTCCCGCCATCAccgtttccttcctctccctcaccatgcACCGTCTCTTGTCGTTCATGCAGCCATGGTCACGGATTGCCTTGGGCGTGATAGCCTAAGCTGGCGATTTAAgaccagttcagttcagttcgaCGAATCTGAAAAGCCATAGATCAAAACGCTGTTTCCTTATCTGCTATTTTAGTCATGCAGTTCTTAAAAGTGAACCAGTTCTGATTCGTTAAAAACATGAACAGCTGCTTGCCTAGCAACCTAATTTTACTCCTTTTACAGTCTGCAATATGCAAGATTGACAAGCCTCGCCAAAGAACTCCCTGAATGCAATTCCGCAAGTTCTCACGTGATCTGCTTGTGAAGCAATTTCAAGCAATTTGAAGAGAAAGAACGGATTGCAGGGTGGTTATTCTTCCTCTCAAGCACATGCACATGGCAGAATGACTACATCTTTTTTCTTGATGAACTCGAACCTCGTCTTATTTTCAACAATTTGTTGTCTCTTGGCTTTCCTCTCCGTGCACGATTGAGATTCTATCTTCAACTaattcaaagagaaaaaagaactacGAAAAGCTACAAACCGATTCAAAACAAGGATTTTCCGAAATGCCTTACGGTGCGGACACACTCGCCACAGACTAAATTCCCAGCTTAATGTCACGAAATTTATTAAACAATCTAAGTTGTCGCGACTGGGCGGCCCGAGGGGAAGGCCatgtccccctcccccgacaTTCGGTCAGCTCGTTAaaattgaatattcatatataaagctatgcatatgcacagaaataaatacatatctatcagtgtaGACACGCATAGCAaccgaaaagaaagacagatataagtatatccatcagatggaaagacagatatgcatttatttctgtgtataggcaaggtctatataagtacttatatagaccttgtgtataGGCACGTCTGCATAATGATTatgctttgggtcgggcctcgcacatctttaacaaaccggccgatcgTCGTCTGCTCTTCGGTTGGCAATACAGAATAAGAGCTGAAAGTCGGGAGCACCCATGTACGTACACTGCGAGCGGCGCGCGCCTTTCCGGGATCTCTTTCCTTCGGTGACGTTACCTGTCGGGTCTGCAAATAACGTCTTGTCCTCTGCAAGAATATTACCTTCAATTTGCCTAGCTTTTTGCGTCCGTAACATAAAGATTAACCGGATTCTCTGGCACTGAACATGCTACCTTACACAGAATGGttcatggttaatggttaaaagtaaAATCAATGTGACAGACATCTAATACACAGTTCAAACCGCTTCCTTATCTCAATATCTGGTAGATCGGCCGTCGACAAACTACCATTAGTTACCTGGATAGACTAGTAATCATCAGGTATTTATTAAGAAGGTGAGCGTTTGGTACTAATTAGGTGCTACTTTTTGGGTAAAGAAACTGGTATTGATctgacaaataacaaaaaattaattACGGGTTTTTCATCCGGGGACATTTACACACTTGGACTCGCTCATTCTTATCTGGTGAATGATTGTGCATGTGCCTTTTTAAGTACGAGTGTATctatgtaagtgcatgtgtatgtgtacttgcacgcgtatgtgtgtacttgcacgcgtatgtgtgtacttgcacgcgtatgtgtgtacttgcacgcgtatgtgtgtacttgcacgcgtatgtgtgtacttgcacgcgtatgtgtgtacttgcacgcgtatgtgtgtacttgcacgcgtatgtgtgtacttgcacgcgtatgtgtgtacttgcacgcgtatgtgtgtacttgcacgcgtatgtgtgtacttgcacgcgtatgtgtgtacttgcacgcgtatgtgtgtacttgcacgcgtatgtgtgtacttgcacgcgtatgtgtgtacttgcacgcgtatgtgtgtacttgcacgcgtatgtgtgtacttgcacgcgtatgtgtgtacttgcacgcgtatgtgtgtacttgcacgcgtatgtgtgtacatgcacgcgtatgtgtgtacatgcacgcgtatgtgtgtacatgcacgcgtatgtgtgtacatgcacgcgtatgtgtgtacatgcacgcgtatgtgtgtacatgcacgcgtatgtgtgtacatgcacgcgtatgtgtgtacatgcacgcgtatgtgtgtacatgcacgcgtatgtgtgtacatgcacgcgtatgtgtgtacatgcacgcgtatgtgtgtacatgcacgcgtatgtgtgtacatgcacgcgtatgtgtgtacatgcacgcgtatgtgtgtacatgcacgcgtatgtgtgtacatgcacgcgtatgtgtgtacatgcacgcgtatgtgtgtacatgcacgcgtatgtgtgtacatgcacgcgtatgtgtgtacatgcacgcgtatgtgtgtacatgcacgcgtatgtgtgtacatgcacgcgtatgtgtgtacatgcacgcgtatgt
This genomic interval from Penaeus vannamei isolate JL-2024 chromosome 35, ASM4276789v1, whole genome shotgun sequence contains the following:
- the Cth gene encoding cystathionine gamma-lyase, whose product is MAEEIGYLKNDPNFATRAIHEGNEPEQWNSMAVVPPISMATTFKQDGPADFKEFEYGRSGNPTRNCLEKCLAATEETKHCITFASGLAATTTITHLLSAGDHVISMDDLYGGTNRYFRRVASRMGIEVTFVDATDAKNVADAFKDNTKMVWIETPTNPTLKLVDIAAVAALVKPRENTFLVVDNTFMSAYLQRPILFGADLVLHSCTKYMNGHTDVIMGAVCTNRDDLHERLRFLQNAIGPVPSPFDCYLLNRSLKTLAVRMEQHMKNGFAVARFLEGHPCVEKVIHPGLPSHPQHELAKRQCYGHSGMLSFYIKGNNLETSKKFFKQLKVFTLAESLGGFESLCELPSVMTHASVPKEDRDKLGITDGLIRLSCGLEGTDDLIKDLDQALKAVV